The Corylus avellana chromosome ca8, CavTom2PMs-1.0 genome has a segment encoding these proteins:
- the LOC132190102 gene encoding abscisic acid 8'-hydroxylase 2 isoform X2, with the protein MKYQRRESTAGIPPGSLGLPLIGETLQFMASINSGKGFYDFVRVRRLRYGSCFRTNLFGETHVFVSSTESAKAILNNDGGKFTKRYIKSIAELVGDQSLLCAAHQHHKLIRSRLANLFSTTSVSVIIKHFDELVVETLSRWEHRSTVVVLDEALEITCKAMCKMLLSLESGHEVEILQKEVAQVCEAMLAFPLRLPGTRFYKGLQARKRIINLLEKAISGRRRSGTEAYHEDFLQHMLMEDDTASSDEAPRLTDAEIKDNILTMIIAGQDTTASAITWMVKFLDENQEVLETLRVVKESLRMASVVPWFPRQALQDCEIEGFKIKRGWNVNIDARSIHVDPVVYNDPNKFNPPRFDDESKPYSFLAFGMGGRTCLGINMAKAMMLVFLHRLIITYRWKVIDPDKRIEKWALFSRLKSGCPVHVTKISENIASDSIHRG; encoded by the exons ATGAAGTACCAAAGAAGAGAATCAACCGCTGGTATTCCTCCGGGGAGTCTAGGATTGCCGTTGATTGGAGAGACCCTGCAGTTCATGGCTTCAATCAACAGTGGCAAAGGCTTCTATGACTTCGTCCGAGTCCGCCGTCTCCG GTACGGGAGCTGCTTCAGGACGAATCTGTTCGGGGAGACGCATGTTTTTGTGTCGAGCACGGAATCTGCCAAGGCGATCTTAAACAATGACGGGGGGAAATTCACGAAGAGATACATAAAGTCAATCGCGGAGCTGGTGGGAGATCAAAGCCTTCTGTGCGCGGCTCACCAACATCACAAGCTCATCCGTAGCCGGCTCGCCAATTTGTTCTCAACAACCTCTGTTTCAGTCATCATCAAACACTTTGATGAGCTGGTTGTCGAAACTCTTAGCCGCTGGGAACATCGAAGCACTGTCGTCGTACTCGATGAAGCACTTGAG ATAACTTGCAAAGCAATGTGCAAAATGCTGTTAAGTCTAGAGAGCGGGCATGAAGTAGAGATTTTGCAAAAGGAGGTTGCTCAAGTCTGTGAAGCAATGCTTGCATTCCCGTTGAGGTTACCTGGGACAAGATTCTATAAAGGCCTTCAG GccagaaaaagaataattaacCTACTGGAAAAGGCAAttagtggaagaagaagaagtggcACAGAAGCTTATCATGAAGATTTTCTACAACACATGTTGATGGAGGATGATACAGCATCTAGTGATGAAGCTCCAAGGCTAACAGATGCAGAGATTAAAGATAACATCTTAACCATGATTATTGCAG GTCAGGATACAACAGCAAGTGCAATCACATGGATGGTCAAATTCCTGGATGAGAACCAAGAGGTCCTTGAGACACTTAGA GTTGTGAAAGAATCCTTAAGAATGGCATCCGTAGTACCATGGTTCCCAAGACAAGCCCTCCAAGACTGTGAGATTGAAG GATTTAAGATCAAGAGAGGGTGGAACGTTAATATTGATGCTAGATCGATACACGTGGATCCTGTGGTGTACAATGATCCAAACAAGTTCAATCCTCCAAGATTCGAC GATGAGTCAAAGCCATACAGCTTCTTAGCTTTCGGGATGGGAGGGAGAACTTGCCTTGGGATCAACATGGCCAAAGCCATGATGCTAGTCTTTCTCCACCGTCTCATCATCACATACAG GTGGAAGGTGATCGACCCAGacaaaagaatagaaaaatggGCGCTTTTTTCAAGATTAAAAAGCGGCTGTCCGGTGCATGTGACAAAAATCAGCGAGAATATTGCATCTGATTCAATTCACAGAGGATGA
- the LOC132190102 gene encoding 3beta,22alpha-dihydroxysteroid 3-dehydrogenase isoform X1 — MLPLLPRDQPFICCYTLLALGAVLFLTCQIVKTMKYQRRESTAGIPPGSLGLPLIGETLQFMASINSGKGFYDFVRVRRLRYGSCFRTNLFGETHVFVSSTESAKAILNNDGGKFTKRYIKSIAELVGDQSLLCAAHQHHKLIRSRLANLFSTTSVSVIIKHFDELVVETLSRWEHRSTVVVLDEALEITCKAMCKMLLSLESGHEVEILQKEVAQVCEAMLAFPLRLPGTRFYKGLQARKRIINLLEKAISGRRRSGTEAYHEDFLQHMLMEDDTASSDEAPRLTDAEIKDNILTMIIAGQDTTASAITWMVKFLDENQEVLETLRNEQLHVAKKTSHKSYLSLEDLSEMPYASKVVKESLRMASVVPWFPRQALQDCEIEGFKIKRGWNVNIDARSIHVDPVVYNDPNKFNPPRFDDESKPYSFLAFGMGGRTCLGINMAKAMMLVFLHRLIITYRWKVIDPDKRIEKWALFSRLKSGCPVHVTKISENIASDSIHRG; from the exons ATGCTTCCCCTATTGCCCCGTGATCAACCTTTCATTTGCTGCTACACTCTCCTCGCTTTAGGTGCCGTGTTGTTTTTAACATGTCAAATAGTGAAGACGATGAAGTACCAAAGAAGAGAATCAACCGCTGGTATTCCTCCGGGGAGTCTAGGATTGCCGTTGATTGGAGAGACCCTGCAGTTCATGGCTTCAATCAACAGTGGCAAAGGCTTCTATGACTTCGTCCGAGTCCGCCGTCTCCG GTACGGGAGCTGCTTCAGGACGAATCTGTTCGGGGAGACGCATGTTTTTGTGTCGAGCACGGAATCTGCCAAGGCGATCTTAAACAATGACGGGGGGAAATTCACGAAGAGATACATAAAGTCAATCGCGGAGCTGGTGGGAGATCAAAGCCTTCTGTGCGCGGCTCACCAACATCACAAGCTCATCCGTAGCCGGCTCGCCAATTTGTTCTCAACAACCTCTGTTTCAGTCATCATCAAACACTTTGATGAGCTGGTTGTCGAAACTCTTAGCCGCTGGGAACATCGAAGCACTGTCGTCGTACTCGATGAAGCACTTGAG ATAACTTGCAAAGCAATGTGCAAAATGCTGTTAAGTCTAGAGAGCGGGCATGAAGTAGAGATTTTGCAAAAGGAGGTTGCTCAAGTCTGTGAAGCAATGCTTGCATTCCCGTTGAGGTTACCTGGGACAAGATTCTATAAAGGCCTTCAG GccagaaaaagaataattaacCTACTGGAAAAGGCAAttagtggaagaagaagaagtggcACAGAAGCTTATCATGAAGATTTTCTACAACACATGTTGATGGAGGATGATACAGCATCTAGTGATGAAGCTCCAAGGCTAACAGATGCAGAGATTAAAGATAACATCTTAACCATGATTATTGCAG GTCAGGATACAACAGCAAGTGCAATCACATGGATGGTCAAATTCCTGGATGAGAACCAAGAGGTCCTTGAGACACTTAGA AATGAACAATTGCACGTGGCAAAAAAGACTTCGCATAAGTCATATCTTTCACTAGAAGATCTTAGTGAGATGCCTTATGCTTCTAAG GTTGTGAAAGAATCCTTAAGAATGGCATCCGTAGTACCATGGTTCCCAAGACAAGCCCTCCAAGACTGTGAGATTGAAG GATTTAAGATCAAGAGAGGGTGGAACGTTAATATTGATGCTAGATCGATACACGTGGATCCTGTGGTGTACAATGATCCAAACAAGTTCAATCCTCCAAGATTCGAC GATGAGTCAAAGCCATACAGCTTCTTAGCTTTCGGGATGGGAGGGAGAACTTGCCTTGGGATCAACATGGCCAAAGCCATGATGCTAGTCTTTCTCCACCGTCTCATCATCACATACAG GTGGAAGGTGATCGACCCAGacaaaagaatagaaaaatggGCGCTTTTTTCAAGATTAAAAAGCGGCTGTCCGGTGCATGTGACAAAAATCAGCGAGAATATTGCATCTGATTCAATTCACAGAGGATGA